A section of the Methanoregula formicica SMSP genome encodes:
- a CDS encoding RHS repeat-associated core domain-containing protein produces the protein MIGKKLHQFVCILIISAMFTITMSPVLAADSENSSVNATGDSSTGTINNSSMSVTSGSDNLYGFASSPPPDNETLISQGGLSRVSPKARMAAFSSASPSCVGDGVNRGLMEIRAPVNSGWAGMGPWGWFSGVANGIPIFRPTDPSGVTCVIVDVCGWYGSPWRIAVRLPDGSIKDSDIFDFSQYPAPPGSNAQCYYVFEASSGLPSINVQSLFGSPSSNRYSAYSYEPINLATGNYFYQHQDLSIPGRGLPLTIDRYYNSLDSSSSAFGSGWTFNYNMNLTVIAGSGNVLVKREDGRVDTYTRKSDGTYSPPPGNFDNLARNADGSYTLETKNHITYHFTPAGQLIDIVDNNGNTISLTYTGNYLTKVTDSSGRALTLTYDAAGRIVSITDPIGRTIRYTYDEKGNLIRFSDAMGGEFSYTYDEKHRMTSITNPRGSTMHNIYDADGRVTSQSNAMAAVYSYNYDIDKRMTTETDPLGRKHIYTFDTRGWELSETDDLGNTISYTYDNGNRISATDAIDRTVGFTYDAVGNVIQVIDPLGQSSTLNYDANNNLVSATNALGRQVTFSYDANNNLLSVTNPAGSVSTFTYDQYGQLVSGTDANGHGTSLVYDNNGNPTAITDALGNTIMLSYDGVGRLTGLTDAKDGTGSFSYDALDRMVTVVDPSGNSASISYDSAGNRISTTDALGRTTRYSYDSMDQLTTVTDATGGAVNYAYDTVNNLASMTDANGHTTTYAYDRLNRMSSVTDPLGRISRNSYDAVGNTISVTDGNGNTTGFTYDALNRLTGIAYADATTVGYTYDAIGNRLSMTDSLGTTSYAYDSLNQLTSVASPSGKTVTYGYNAVGNTIRMTYPDGKVVSYVYDDLNRLSWVTDWSGNVTSYGYDANSNLVKMTYPNGARTEYSYDKNNRLVTLANKGAHGMVSSYEYTLDAVGNRVQVKDKYDYEFSKELREQGLDEPYAGLADAPKPKDKESKGGMSFVTSYAYDNLNRLSKVTYPYGNTVAYTYDPMGNRLIMVSKIGKMSSTTSYSYDAGDQLLSTGKASYAYDNNGNLVKKTGPAGKTTTYGYDAANRLSTITQSQSSGHRMSGSEDSGKDKNTDTSQDFQNVKNTGAPKNSPKVTNQTTVIRFTYDGDGNRIDKSVTSRSKTESTSYLWDVNMGLPQVLSESDGKGTALYSYGLGRISMTDPRKAQMYYQYDGLGSVRSLSDRKGTIRAMYSYDAFGMPLLTTGRADNDFLFTGEQMDIETGLIYLRSRYYDPETGRFISKDPFAGFDTNPQSMNRYTYVQNNPVLYSDPSGKVAWVPGVIGAVVNTGWYVGMDVIIGGQPFSAVTFGGRAVGGAAGAYAAVGAAVLTANPYIIGSSAGGTSYIADKVITQPALSALGVPGTRENPSVEGFTLATGGAAVMNKVSSIVFPSNTNAAGTSAATSIARQVETSILKKTGVSGIGSGYNYAISNQGPPIRLGHGSLALPGQKLY, from the coding sequence ATGATTGGAAAAAAATTACATCAATTTGTCTGTATCCTGATTATTTCTGCAATGTTTACAATCACAATGTCGCCAGTATTGGCAGCAGATTCCGAGAATAGCAGCGTGAACGCAACTGGTGACAGTAGTACGGGCACAATTAATAACAGCAGTATGAGCGTAACGAGCGGGTCCGATAATCTATACGGATTCGCGAGCAGTCCTCCTCCCGATAACGAGACGCTTATTTCACAAGGTGGCCTCTCCCGGGTTTCGCCCAAGGCACGAATGGCAGCTTTCTCATCGGCATCCCCTTCCTGTGTTGGAGATGGCGTTAACAGGGGACTCATGGAAATCCGCGCTCCAGTAAATTCAGGCTGGGCAGGAATGGGACCCTGGGGATGGTTCAGTGGTGTTGCCAATGGGATTCCAATTTTTCGTCCGACAGATCCGAGTGGAGTGACATGTGTTATTGTCGATGTATGTGGATGGTATGGCTCACCATGGCGGATCGCAGTCCGGCTGCCTGATGGGTCCATTAAAGATAGTGACATATTTGATTTCTCCCAATATCCGGCACCTCCCGGAAGTAATGCGCAATGCTATTACGTATTCGAAGCCTCGTCGGGTTTACCATCCATAAATGTACAGTCATTATTTGGTTCACCATCATCCAATCGTTATTCCGCATATTCCTATGAGCCGATAAACCTGGCAACGGGTAATTATTTTTACCAGCACCAGGACCTGTCCATCCCGGGTCGCGGATTGCCCCTGACCATTGACCGTTATTACAATTCTCTGGATTCATCGAGCTCGGCTTTCGGTTCCGGATGGACGTTCAATTACAACATGAACCTGACTGTCATCGCCGGCAGTGGAAATGTACTTGTGAAAAGAGAGGACGGCCGCGTGGATACTTACACCCGTAAATCTGATGGTACCTATTCTCCACCACCAGGAAATTTTGATAATTTAGCGAGAAATGCTGATGGCTCCTATACCCTTGAAACGAAAAATCACATTACGTATCACTTCACACCTGCCGGTCAACTGATCGATATCGTGGATAACAATGGAAATACGATAAGTCTTACGTATACCGGAAATTATCTGACCAAAGTGACGGATTCCTCCGGGAGAGCGCTGACCTTAACATACGATGCAGCAGGACGGATCGTTTCCATCACCGATCCAATAGGCAGGACCATACGATATACGTACGATGAAAAAGGCAACCTGATCCGCTTTTCCGATGCCATGGGCGGGGAATTCAGCTATACGTATGATGAGAAGCACCGGATGACCTCGATAACGAATCCCCGTGGCAGCACCATGCATAATATCTATGATGCAGATGGGCGTGTTACCAGCCAGAGCAACGCCATGGCCGCCGTATACAGCTACAATTACGATATCGATAAGCGGATGACAACCGAAACCGACCCTCTCGGAAGGAAGCACATTTACACCTTTGACACCAGGGGTTGGGAACTTAGTGAAACTGATGATCTGGGAAATACCATCTCGTACACGTATGATAATGGAAACAGGATCAGTGCAACCGATGCTATCGACCGCACGGTCGGGTTCACCTACGATGCTGTTGGAAATGTAATCCAGGTTATTGATCCGCTGGGACAGAGCTCAACACTGAATTACGATGCGAATAACAATCTCGTCAGCGCGACAAATGCACTGGGACGTCAGGTAACGTTCAGCTATGACGCGAACAACAATCTGCTCTCGGTTACCAATCCGGCGGGATCGGTCTCCACATTTACGTATGATCAATACGGACAGCTGGTGAGCGGAACTGATGCCAACGGGCATGGTACAAGCCTCGTGTATGACAACAACGGCAATCCGACTGCCATCACCGATGCCCTTGGCAACACAATCATGCTCTCCTATGATGGCGTCGGGCGCCTGACTGGCTTAACTGATGCCAAAGACGGTACCGGCTCGTTCAGCTATGATGCACTTGATCGCATGGTGACGGTTGTCGATCCGTCTGGTAACAGCGCAAGTATCAGCTACGACAGTGCCGGCAACCGGATCAGCACTACCGATGCCCTGGGGAGAACGACAAGGTATTCATACGATTCCATGGACCAGCTCACGACTGTCACTGATGCCACGGGCGGAGCTGTGAATTATGCCTACGACACAGTGAATAACCTGGCATCAATGACCGATGCAAACGGCCATACAACAACCTATGCCTACGATCGCCTGAACCGGATGAGCAGCGTCACAGACCCCTTAGGACGTATTTCAAGGAACAGCTACGACGCAGTCGGTAATACGATTAGTGTTACGGACGGTAATGGAAACACCACCGGGTTCACGTATGATGCACTGAACCGGCTCACGGGCATAGCCTACGCTGATGCAACCACTGTGGGCTATACCTACGATGCCATCGGCAACCGGTTATCGATGACTGACAGTCTGGGGACAACGAGTTACGCTTATGACAGCCTGAACCAGCTCACCAGCGTTGCCAGTCCCAGCGGCAAAACGGTAACTTATGGTTATAATGCAGTTGGCAATACCATCAGGATGACCTATCCGGATGGCAAGGTGGTTTCGTACGTATATGATGATCTTAACAGGCTCAGCTGGGTAACCGACTGGTCAGGGAATGTCACAAGCTATGGATATGATGCGAACAGCAACCTGGTAAAGATGACGTATCCCAACGGGGCGAGGACAGAATACAGCTACGATAAGAATAACAGACTGGTCACCCTGGCCAACAAGGGCGCGCACGGCATGGTCTCCAGTTATGAATACACACTGGATGCGGTCGGGAACCGCGTCCAGGTCAAGGATAAGTATGATTATGAATTCTCAAAGGAATTACGGGAACAGGGCCTTGATGAACCCTATGCGGGATTAGCCGACGCACCAAAGCCGAAGGATAAGGAGTCCAAAGGCGGCATGTCCTTTGTTACCTCCTATGCATATGACAACCTTAACCGCCTGAGCAAGGTTACCTATCCCTATGGGAACACCGTTGCGTACACGTACGATCCTATGGGCAACCGCCTGATTATGGTTTCAAAAATTGGAAAAATGAGCTCGACAACCAGCTACAGTTACGATGCTGGCGACCAGTTACTGAGTACGGGCAAGGCTTCTTACGCGTATGATAACAATGGAAATCTTGTCAAAAAGACCGGACCGGCGGGAAAAACAACAACCTATGGATATGATGCTGCCAACCGGCTGAGCACAATAACCCAGTCGCAATCTTCAGGACACCGCATGTCTGGCTCGGAAGATTCCGGGAAAGACAAAAATACAGATACTTCCCAGGATTTCCAGAACGTGAAGAATACCGGTGCTCCCAAGAATTCCCCGAAAGTGACAAACCAAACCACCGTGATTCGTTTTACCTATGACGGGGATGGTAACCGTATCGACAAATCCGTAACCAGCCGTAGTAAAACTGAATCCACATCATATCTCTGGGATGTCAACATGGGGCTGCCGCAGGTCCTTTCCGAATCGGATGGAAAAGGAACCGCCTTATACTCGTATGGCCTGGGCCGTATCTCCATGACCGATCCCCGCAAGGCACAGATGTATTACCAGTATGACGGCCTCGGAAGCGTACGCAGCCTGAGTGACCGCAAGGGAACTATAAGGGCCATGTATTCGTATGATGCATTTGGTATGCCCCTTCTCACCACCGGCCGTGCCGATAACGATTTCCTGTTCACCGGGGAACAGATGGATATTGAAACCGGATTGATTTACCTGAGATCACGGTATTATGATCCCGAAACCGGACGGTTCATCAGTAAGGATCCCTTCGCCGGTTTTGATACCAATCCCCAGAGTATGAACAGGTACACGTACGTTCAGAATAATCCTGTTCTGTATTCTGATCCGAGCGGGAAAGTGGCTTGGGTTCCTGGCGTTATCGGCGCTGTTGTTAATACAGGATGGTATGTAGGGATGGATGTTATAATTGGAGGTCAACCGTTCAGTGCGGTTACATTTGGAGGCCGTGCAGTTGGAGGAGCTGCTGGTGCCTACGCGGCTGTAGGTGCGGCTGTATTGACCGCTAATCCCTATATTATTGGTTCTTCCGCAGGTGGAACTTCGTATATTGCTGATAAGGTAATAACCCAACCGGCGCTTTCTGCACTAGGAGTTCCAGGAACAAGGGAAAATCCTTCAGTGGAAGGTTTTACACTTGCTACTGGAGGTGCCGCTGTCATGAATAAAGTTAGTAGTATCGTATTTCCTTCAAATACAAATGCAGCCGGAACTTCAGCCGCAACTTCTATAGCGAGGCAGGTTGAAACAAGCATTTTGAAGAAAACCGGTGTGAGTGGCATCGGGAGTGGCTATAACTATGCCATATCTAACCAAGGACCGCCAATTCGTCTTGGCCACGGTTCGCTCGCGCTCCCGGGTCAAAAAC